From Penaeus vannamei isolate JL-2024 chromosome 12, ASM4276789v1, whole genome shotgun sequence, the proteins below share one genomic window:
- the LOC113821816 gene encoding cuticle protein CP575-like, translating into MKVLVLFALGLVALAAARPSDIIDFEEDHMEHEQEGIPGTAVEGEYSWVAPDGNEYHVKYVADRFGYRIVDDNVVPRMRSDDVPEAEEDDD; encoded by the exons ATGAAGGTTCTG GTTCTCTTCGCTCTGGGTCTGGTCGCCCTGGCCGCCGCCCGACCCTCCGACATCATCGACTTCGAGGAGGACCACATGGAGCACGAGCAGGAGGGCATTCCTGGAACGGCCGTGGAGGGCGAGTACTCGTGGGTAGCGCCCGACGGGAACGAGTACCACGTCAAGTACGTCGCCGACCGCTTCGGTTACCGCATCGTCGACGACAACGTTGTGCCCAGAATGCGCAGCGACGACGTGCCGGAAGCTGAGGAGGACGATGATTAG